A window of Panicum virgatum strain AP13 chromosome 8K, P.virgatum_v5, whole genome shotgun sequence contains these coding sequences:
- the LOC120646448 gene encoding uncharacterized protein LOC120646448, whose translation MLRRATSQRESPAVEDYNVASGGRRGMTQQRIDTGSWTQKGRNAKEAIGKAWSKFFHFAGVPGRQADNPYFVSAVRETQKWGEGIASPTGRDIDGKYLDQNEQDLKTRYVKFRKDWPLFGVTLMCDSWTGPTRMSVINFLIYCNGVMWFHKSIDASGRTQDSTYLLRVGPKHVPFTLSIF comes from the exons ATGTTGCGTAGGGCAacttcgcagagggagagtcctgCGGTGGAGGATTATAACGTGGCATccggtgggagaagaggaatgaccCAACAAAGaattgatacaggctcctggacgcagaagggtagaaatgcaaaggaagctattggtaaagcttggtcaaagtttttccattttgcgggagtacctggaagacaggctgacaaTCCTTACTTTGTCAGCGCGGTcagggagacacagaagtggg gtgaaggtatcgcatcaccaactggacgggatattgatggcaagtaccttgatcagaacgagcaagacttgaagacgaggtacgtaaagtttcggaaagactggcccttatttggcgtcacgttgatgtgtgattcatggactgggccgacgaggatgagtgtcatcaactttttgatatacTGCAATGGAGTCATGTGGTTCCACAAGTCTATTGATGCGAGTGGAAGAACTCAAGATAGCACATATTTGCTTAGGGTAGGCCCTAAACATGTCCCATTCACTTTGAGTATATTTTGa